Proteins co-encoded in one Thermosinus carboxydivorans Nor1 genomic window:
- a CDS encoding zinc ribbon domain-containing protein has product ETFQKAAEVRRQNKVTAKRNTKFEYLLSGIIKCPKCGYAMRGTRFPKRNNKDYAYYVCSAYVNAYECDNRRCVPSQELDEAVWQEIVNMFKKSGGIRRDRNKTSDAGKEKARAEARLKKLKARQAAILKWVTDGTIDLEVAEKELQKLNSDINAAQAILSAPEPAAKESDVSPTEVFEANTFEERRRIILRLGITVTAERSENGETLYKIRF; this is encoded by the coding sequence AAGAGACGTTTCAGAAGGCAGCCGAAGTCCGTCGACAGAACAAAGTCACTGCAAAGCGAAACACCAAATTTGAGTATCTACTGTCAGGCATTATCAAGTGTCCAAAGTGCGGCTATGCCATGCGCGGTACACGCTTCCCCAAGCGCAACAATAAAGACTACGCTTACTACGTGTGCAGTGCATACGTCAATGCGTACGAGTGCGACAACCGCCGTTGTGTGCCGTCCCAGGAACTCGATGAAGCCGTCTGGCAGGAAATAGTGAACATGTTTAAAAAGAGTGGCGGAATTCGCCGTGACAGAAATAAAACCAGTGACGCCGGCAAAGAAAAGGCCCGGGCCGAGGCAAGGCTAAAAAAACTGAAAGCCAGGCAGGCGGCTATTCTAAAGTGGGTAACGGACGGAACAATCGACCTGGAAGTGGCCGAAAAAGAACTGCAAAAGCTCAACAGCGACATCAACGCGGCCCAGGCAATATTATCTGCACCAGAGCCGGCCGCCAAGGAAAGCGACGTTTCGCCGACAGAAGTTTTCGAGGCAAACACCTTCGAAGAGCGCCGCCGCATAATCCTGCGCCTGGGCATAACCGTCACCGCAGAGCGCTCTGAAAACGGCGAGACGCTATATAAAATAAGGTTTTGA